In Candidatus Nitrosotalea sinensis, the sequence TATCTGATAAAAACTCGAACACTGTATCTCTTGGAGCATTGACTACACATGTCTCGGTTATTGAATTCAATACTTTTTTTGTAAATCTATGTTAATTAAACAATGTTTGCTAGAACCAGAAAGAATAACTCATAAATGCGCCATGTATCCCATTGCAGTAGCATGTCACTAAAACCAAAGAGCGCAGATGAATCAAAGGCAGAGATGACTGTCAGAATGTTTCCATCTGATGCAAATCCTGCTGGCAATGTCTTTGGTGGTGAGATTCTAAGGCAGATTGACTTGATTGCAGGTCTTGTAGCGCAGAGGCACTGCAAAAGAAATGCAGTGACAGCATCAATTGACAGGGTAAACTTTCTCAAACCTGTGATGGTTGGAAATGCATTGATACTAAATGCCAGGTTAAACTATGTCTCAAGATCTTCTATGGAAATTGAGATACACGTTGAAGCAGAAAATCTGTTTACTGGAGTTAAAACTCTGACTAATACTGCATATGTGACATCTGTAGCACTAGATGAGAATGGCAGACCTACTGATGTTCCTCCGCTCTTGCTTGTAACTGATGATGAAAAGAAGAGATTTGCAGAAGGGGAACAGAGAATGTTACAGAGAAAAAGAGAACGAAAACAGCATTAGGATTTTGATGTTATTCATAATTTGGAAATAAAAACTCAGAGGGCGTGACTGGATGTCTGGGCTCCCTCTGTGAAAATCATCTTGTATGAAAATCTGAAAAATGACTTGCATACTGGGATTTTCTATACTGTATTGGATGCAATACCATATAGGGGTCGCTAAAGATTATAGCTTAATTTTCATAAGAAAAGCTTAAAGCTGGTTGGGTG encodes:
- a CDS encoding acyl-CoA thioesterase, which gives rise to MSLKPKSADESKAEMTVRMFPSDANPAGNVFGGEILRQIDLIAGLVAQRHCKRNAVTASIDRVNFLKPVMVGNALILNARLNYVSRSSMEIEIHVEAENLFTGVKTLTNTAYVTSVALDENGRPTDVPPLLLVTDDEKKRFAEGEQRMLQRKRERKQH